Sequence from the Fictibacillus arsenicus genome:
ATACCGATATTGTTAACCAAATTCCGATTACGCGTTATTCCTGTTGTTGTAGCAGAAATCATTGCGGGGATTATTCTTGGAAAAAGCGGCTTTGATATTGTCCATCCTGACGCGTGGCTAGAGATTCTATCAGTCCTTGGCTTTATCTTTTTAATGTTTTTAAGCGGTCTTGAGATTGATTTTAGTATCTTTGCTGGCGGAAATAATCAAAAGAAGAATAAAGTAGAAAATAAAGAACCGAATCGGATATTTGTTTCATCAGTGATTTTTCTTTTCATTCTAATCCTTTCATACGGTTTATCTCTTCTATTCGTATGGGGAGGATTTGCGGAAAGTGCGTTCTTTATGACTCTTGTTATATCTACAATATCATTAGGTGTTGTGGTACCAACACTAAAAGAAGAAAAGTTATCTAAAACGACAATCGGACAGATCATACTATTAGTCGCTGTCATTGCTGATCTTGTTACAATGATCCTTCTGGCTCTTTTTGTTTCGATGCAATCAGGAGATCCAGGCAGAATGTGGCTGCTGCTCATTTTATTTGCAGCAGGGGTAATCTTATACTTTGTTGGCAAACAGATGAGGCATCGATCTTTTCTTGAGACTATGTCTAAAGGAACCATACAGCTTGATACAAGAGCAGTATTTACTCTGATTATAGTATTAGTCGGTTTATCTGAAACTGTTGGGGCAGAAAATATCCTTGGTGCATTCTTAGCCGGGGTACTTGTTTCACTTCTGTCACCTAATAAGCATCTTGTACACAAGCTTGATTCATTTGGTTATGGATTCTTAATACCTATCTTTTTCGTAATGGTAGGGGTAGAGCTTGATATCCGATCCATTTTCTCAGATCCTAAAGCACTGGCACTTATACCCTTGCTGCTCGTTGCATTGTTAATTTCTAAGTTCCTTCCAATTCTGTACTTAAGAAAATGGTATGACTGGAAAACGGTAACTGCAGCTGGTTTCCTATTAACTTCCACGCTGTCACTCGTTATTGCAGCAGCAAAAATTGGTGAACGAATTGAGATTATAGATGCCAGAACATCTTCCGCACTAATATTAACAGCAGTTATCAGTGCAATCATCACACCGATTTTTTTTAAAAAGTTTTTCCCACGGAAAGAAGAGGAGGAAGCAGCCAAAGAACAGCTTGTTATTGTCGGTGCTAATCAATTCACCTTGCCTTTAACAACAGAGCTCGATACAACAAGATTTGAACAAAGGATCTACCACACAAAGCAAGAAGAAAAAGACCAAAAGCAATTAGAAAGCTTCAATATAAAAGAACTTGAAAATTATGAAGGAAACACACTAAAGGAAGCAGATGTATTTAACACAGACGTCATCATTTGTGCAACTGGTCAGGATGAAACAAACGAAAAACTTGCTCTCCTAGCAAAGGAAGAAGGAGTAAAAAGAATTATTGCTCGCATAGAAGATCCATCAAAACGTGATGGATTAAAAGATGAGGGGATAGAAGTTTACTCAGTTTATTTCTCATCACAGGTTTTATTAAAAGCGTTAATAGAAAATCCTGCTGTTGTTGATATTCTTACTACTCAAGACAACAGCTTGAATGAAATCATTGTAAGAAACAGTTCGTATCACCGCACGGCATTAAGAAATTTCCCATTCCTGGGAGACAGTATTATTGTTAGGATCTATAGAGGAAAAGAGTCCATTAATCCTCACGGTGACACTGAAATCATGCTGGGAGATAAAATGGTTGTTACAGGAAGCAAACAACAAGTTCATCAGATGAGAGAGATTCTTTCATAATAAAAGTGCTGGCTTATGTCGGCGCTTTTTTATTTTTGGAAAAATGGAGCATGCTAGTAATAAAACAATAGAAAGGTGAAATTTATATGATTCCAACTGTTTATTGCCCAAATTGTGAGGCGCAGCATAACCTTAACGATGAGATTTTAATCGCCCAATCGAACCAGAATGTCATTTACCGCTGTCATTCATGCGGTTTTGAAGTGAAAAATATTGAGACAAGCAAAGGTTAACTAGTGAATTCTCTCTTTTTATCTGTTATACTAATTAGGACTTGGTACTAATAACAAATACTAATTACTAATTATTAATTTTAATGAAACATAGTCCATGGGGAGGAGATTTTTTATGTATCAACTATCATTACAAGATAAAACGTTTGTTGTTATGGGTGTTGCAAACAAAAGAAGCATTGCCTGGGGAATCGCTCAATCTCTATCAAAAGCAGGAGCGCGCTTAGTCTTTACATATGCGGGTGAAAGGCTTGAAAAGAACGTACGTGATCTTGCGGAATCGTTAGAAAGAAACGATTCTATCGTTTTGCCTTGTGATATTACAAATGATGAAGAAATCAAAAAGACGTTTGCTCAATTAAAAGAAGAAGTTGGAGTAATCCACGGTTTAGCACACTGTATTGCATTTGCAAATACGGAAGAGTTAAAAGGTGAATATTTGAATACAACACGTGAAGGGTTCCTTCTAGCTCATAATATCTCTTCTTACTCACTTACGGCTGTTGTAAAAGAAGCCCGCTCATTAATGACAGAAGGCGGAAGTGTCGTTACATTAACCTACCTTGGTGGTGAAAGAGTCGTATCCAACTACAATGTTATGGGTGTTGCGAAAGCTTCTCTTGATGCTAGCGTGAAATATCTAGCTTCAGATGTAGGGAAGGATGGAATTCGTGTGAATGCGATCTCAGCAGGACCAATCAGAACACTTGCTGCAAAAGGAATTGGAGACTTCAACTCTGTATTAAAAGAGATTGAAGAAAGATCTCCGCTTAGAAAAGCAAATACACAAGAAGAGGTAGGAGATGCCGCCCTTTTCTTAATGAGTGACTTAGCACGCGGAATTACAGGTGAGATTCTTCACGTGGATAGCGGCTATAACACAATTGCTCGATAATTAATTTCATGCAAAAACCCCGAATGCTCACGATGGGATTCGGGGTTTTTTATTTGCATCTGGCTGCCGCTCACATTGGGGGCATGTCCTGGAAAAGAGGATTTGTACTAATTAAGCTACGCAGACAATACCGCAGATACAACGAGAATCTGTAACATACGTTCTAGTAATTGCTGCACCAGTTCCATCAACATCAGCATACGTGAACACAGCACAACTTGTTGCTACGTCAAAACGTATTAGTGTAAATTCGGTTGGAGTTGTTGCTCCTCCTAAGTCTAATGGAGATACTGCTCCTCTAGGAATAATTAGAACACGATTGTTTTGTCCAAGGGAACAAAAGTTATTGTTACCGTTCGCCAACTGATTTAAAAGTTCGCTAACACAACCATTTAGTCTTTGAGTTCCTGCTGCTTGACCATTACCGCAACAAGAGTTTTTGATTAGGCTCATTAAAATGTTGCCTCCTTTATTGAATGAGATACATGTACCTGATTCCTCGATCAGGGTTAATATACTATATACAATAATTGGTAATATTGGAATGAGAAATAAACCTATTTCTATGAAAATATGTAAATGCCTAAAGGTTGTCCATGTGTTCGTACATTATTAAAAATATTTTTAAGTTATACGTTATTCGTCCAAACAACCTGTCCACCTTTTACATATACAATAAGGACTAGTATTTATTGCTAGTTTTTTAAAATGAAAGGGGATAATTTAGTATGCCAATTGTAGATCGTTTAGCACTTAGAGCACAGTTAGCATTTCTAGCTGCTTCTGGACAAGTTATTAATGAGGTTTTTGTTTTAGGAACACAAATTCCTGGAGAACCAGATTTAACGGGTGTAACTGTAAAGAAAGTTAGTGGGAACACTGTAACATTTAATCAGGCCGCATCTGGAGCCATCATTGGTGACATCGTGGTTGTTATCGACAAGATTGTAGCACTTGACTTAGTTACTTAATGTGCGACAATAAGGCTCCTTTGAAAGGAGCCTTTTCATTTAAATACAAATAAATATTAGGTGACAATTAATGAAAAAAATAAATCTATTATTCATAACAAAAGATAGGTCAAAATATCTGGAAAGAAGCAGTTGCTATTTGATAGAAGAATTATCAAAAAGAACAAATTTGATGATTTGGTCAACTGAAGGATCGATTCTTGATATATTAGCAAACTTACCATTTAAACCAGACTTCATATTGTTAAATGATTACCATCCGGATTATTCCCCTAGGATTTTCGGACTGAACTTAACATCAATCCCGAAAGGCATTATCATGCATGAGATACATTACAGAAAATTTCATAGGAAGAAATTTATCGAACAAGGAAATATTCAGTTGGTATTTACACATTACCGGGATGCTTTTCTTAAATGGTACCCAAAACTTGCTCCAAAAATGGTTTGGCTTCCTCATTTTATTAACCACAGTATTTTTAAAGATTATAAAATTCCAAAATCAATTAACTATTTAATGATGGGCGCAGTTTTCCCACACTTATATCCAGTCCGAAACAGTTTTTTACATCAATTGAAAAAAGAACCTGGCTTTATTACTCACCAGCACCCTGGCTATAAGATGCTTCCAACTAGAGCGGGAATTAAAGGTCATGAATATGCGATGGAATTAAATCGAGCTAAGATGTTTTTTACGTGTGATTCAACCTATCACTATCCGGTAATGAAGTATTTTGAAGCTTTAGCCTGTAACACTTTACTAATAGCTTCCGCATCAAAAGAATTAACTGATCTTGGATTTATTGATGGTGTTACATTCATAGCAGCAAATCCTTCTAATGTATTAGAAAAAGCAAGATATTTAAATGAAAATGAAAATCTGCGTAAAAAAATTTCATTACAAGGTTATGAAATGGTAATGAAACGTCACACGGTAGAGATTAGAGTTGGAGAACTTTTGCATTGCATTAAGAGAGTTATCTTGTAAGGAGAGGTCAGGGAAATGAAGGTTAGCATCATCATACCATTTTACAATTGTGCATACATTGACCAAGCAATAAAGAGTGCCTTGAGTCAAACTTATAAGAATATAGAAATTATAGTCGTTAACGATGGCTCGACGAAACATGTGGAAAAAATCAAACCATTTCTGAACCAAATAAAATATTTGGAAAAACCAAATGGAGGAACTGGCTCAGCTTTAAATCTAGGGATACGTCATGCAACGGGTAGCTATTTTGCATGGTTAAGTTCTGATGATATCTATTATCCTCAAAAAATAGAAAAACAGCTGCAATTTATGCACACAACGGGTGCTATGGTTAGTTATACAAATTATTTTGTAATCAATGAACTGGGAAAAAAAATATCTAGCCCTATGGGGGTTTATTTTCATGATAATAAACAATTTTTAAGAATCTTAAGAAGACGTTGTTTCATAAATGGTTGCACGGTGATGATGAAAATGGAGATATTTAAAGAATTTGGATTATTTGATGAATCTTTAAAGTTTACACAAGACTATGATTATTGGCTTCGAATAGTACCAAGGTATAAATTCCATTACTTTTCCGAACCATTAATTCATTATAGAATGCATGTAAATATGGGTACAAAAAAGTACAAAAAAGAACAGCGGGTTGAGATTCAAGAAACAATTAGACGACATAAAGATGCTATTAATCATACATTAAAGATGCTTTATCGGTAATTCAAATAGTAAAACGCTTTATATACTAAAAAAAGGTGTAGTTATATGCCGTTTTTTATTAATAAGTACATGTGTCCCTTTCAAAAAGTTGAAAAATTCATATTTTAGTATATCTAGTTTTTGTTGAGTTGGAGGTAATAAAAATATATGAAAATACTGACTGTGCTAGGTACTCGACCAGAAATTATCAGACTAAGTCTGGTCATTCAGAAATTAGATGATTTAGCAGATAAGCACATTCTCGTTCATACCGGGCAAAACTTCACTTATACATTAAGCGAAGTCTTCTTTAAGGAAATGAATGTACGTCTTCCTGATTATACGCTTACTGTAAAACATCCATCTTTAGGTAATCAATTATCAAATATGTTT
This genomic interval carries:
- the fabI gene encoding enoyl-ACP reductase FabI, which produces MYQLSLQDKTFVVMGVANKRSIAWGIAQSLSKAGARLVFTYAGERLEKNVRDLAESLERNDSIVLPCDITNDEEIKKTFAQLKEEVGVIHGLAHCIAFANTEELKGEYLNTTREGFLLAHNISSYSLTAVVKEARSLMTEGGSVVTLTYLGGERVVSNYNVMGVAKASLDASVKYLASDVGKDGIRVNAISAGPIRTLAAKGIGDFNSVLKEIEERSPLRKANTQEEVGDAALFLMSDLARGITGEILHVDSGYNTIAR
- a CDS encoding glycosyltransferase; this translates as MKVSIIIPFYNCAYIDQAIKSALSQTYKNIEIIVVNDGSTKHVEKIKPFLNQIKYLEKPNGGTGSALNLGIRHATGSYFAWLSSDDIYYPQKIEKQLQFMHTTGAMVSYTNYFVINELGKKISSPMGVYFHDNKQFLRILRRRCFINGCTVMMKMEIFKEFGLFDESLKFTQDYDYWLRIVPRYKFHYFSEPLIHYRMHVNMGTKKYKKEQRVEIQETIRRHKDAINHTLKMLYR
- a CDS encoding glycosyltransferase → MKKINLLFITKDRSKYLERSSCYLIEELSKRTNLMIWSTEGSILDILANLPFKPDFILLNDYHPDYSPRIFGLNLTSIPKGIIMHEIHYRKFHRKKFIEQGNIQLVFTHYRDAFLKWYPKLAPKMVWLPHFINHSIFKDYKIPKSINYLMMGAVFPHLYPVRNSFLHQLKKEPGFITHQHPGYKMLPTRAGIKGHEYAMELNRAKMFFTCDSTYHYPVMKYFEALACNTLLIASASKELTDLGFIDGVTFIAANPSNVLEKARYLNENENLRKKISLQGYEMVMKRHTVEIRVGELLHCIKRVIL
- a CDS encoding monovalent cation:proton antiporter family protein; translation: MEEHASFTSLVLVILTAFFIPILLTKFRLRVIPVVVAEIIAGIILGKSGFDIVHPDAWLEILSVLGFIFLMFLSGLEIDFSIFAGGNNQKKNKVENKEPNRIFVSSVIFLFILILSYGLSLLFVWGGFAESAFFMTLVISTISLGVVVPTLKEEKLSKTTIGQIILLVAVIADLVTMILLALFVSMQSGDPGRMWLLLILFAAGVILYFVGKQMRHRSFLETMSKGTIQLDTRAVFTLIIVLVGLSETVGAENILGAFLAGVLVSLLSPNKHLVHKLDSFGYGFLIPIFFVMVGVELDIRSIFSDPKALALIPLLLVALLISKFLPILYLRKWYDWKTVTAAGFLLTSTLSLVIAAAKIGERIEIIDARTSSALILTAVISAIITPIFFKKFFPRKEEEEAAKEQLVIVGANQFTLPLTTELDTTRFEQRIYHTKQEEKDQKQLESFNIKELENYEGNTLKEADVFNTDVIICATGQDETNEKLALLAKEEGVKRIIARIEDPSKRDGLKDEGIEVYSVYFSSQVLLKALIENPAVVDILTTQDNSLNEIIVRNSSYHRTALRNFPFLGDSIIVRIYRGKESINPHGDTEIMLGDKMVVTGSKQQVHQMREILS